A genomic stretch from Anaerolineae bacterium includes:
- a CDS encoding glycerophosphodiester phosphodiesterase: MKRILWRLAFMVVAVLVVFALYRLLTINPPPPTRFLESPYPLNMAHRGGAALAPENTMLAFQNALALGADVLELDVRASRDGELVVIHDETVDRTTDGTGKVTEMTLAQLQALDAGYRYSPDNGHSFPYRGRGIKIPTLREVLTAFPEARVNIEIKQVTPPIEETVARLIEEMGAQDRVLVVASDDGVIKRFRRLMPGIATGASAGEVQSFYLLQRFGLGAFYRPVANALQVPDRSGEIQVVTPRFVAAAHAQGMKVHVWTINTPDRMRQLLQMGVDGIITDRPDLLRQVMAEVLAGSSRK, translated from the coding sequence ATGAAACGCATCCTGTGGCGTCTGGCTTTCATGGTCGTTGCGGTGCTGGTCGTCTTCGCCCTGTATCGTCTGTTGACGATCAACCCACCTCCCCCTACCCGCTTCCTTGAGAGTCCATATCCCCTGAATATGGCCCACCGCGGCGGCGCCGCGCTAGCCCCGGAGAACACCATGCTGGCGTTCCAAAACGCTCTAGCCTTGGGTGCTGATGTCCTAGAGCTGGATGTGCGCGCCTCGCGGGATGGCGAGCTCGTGGTCATCCATGACGAGACGGTGGATCGGACCACCGACGGTACCGGAAAGGTGACGGAGATGACGCTAGCCCAGCTTCAAGCCCTGGACGCTGGCTATCGTTATTCCCCCGATAATGGGCATAGCTTCCCATATCGGGGTCGAGGAATCAAGATCCCAACCTTGCGGGAGGTACTGACAGCTTTCCCGGAGGCCCGCGTCAACATCGAGATCAAACAGGTAACCCCACCTATTGAGGAAACTGTGGCCAGACTGATCGAGGAGATGGGAGCCCAAGATCGAGTGCTGGTGGTGGCTTCGGATGACGGCGTCATTAAGCGGTTTCGTCGCCTAATGCCAGGTATAGCGACTGGGGCTTCAGCAGGCGAGGTGCAGAGCTTTTACCTGCTCCAGCGGTTCGGCCTGGGTGCGTTCTATCGCCCGGTGGCTAATGCCCTACAGGTCCCCGACCGTTCGGGTGAGATCCAGGTGGTTACGCCGCGCTTTGTAGCGGCGGCCCATGCCCAAGGTATGAAGGTACATGTGTGGACCATCAACACCCCCGACCGCATGCGGCAGTTGCTGCAGATGGGAGTGGACGGGATCATCACCGATCGGCCCGACCTGCTACGCCAGGTGATGGCCGAAGTGTTAGCCGGGTCCTCGCGAAAGTAG
- the era gene encoding GTPase Era: MREEQTSPIDWETLPEGHRSGFVSVIGRPNVGKSSLMNAYLGQKIAIVSPKPQTTRNRLLGILTLPEAQVIFVDTPGIHKPLHKLGEYMCEQALKAISDADVVLWLVDVSTPPTAEDEEIADLLAKRSEPVPLIMGMNKADLLTPENEADLVGQHRELLARAAPGQPEPPWMLISAIRGDRRDELLRLVVSLLPLGPRYYPADQVTDQQERFLAAELIREQAMLHLHQEVPYGVAVVVDEFKERSPEMTYISATIYVERESHKGIILGREGSMLKKIGQAARQEIENLVGTRVYLDLWVKVKPHWRRDEKELRRLGYPLSRKH; encoded by the coding sequence GTGAGGGAAGAACAAACATCGCCGATAGACTGGGAGACGTTGCCGGAGGGACATCGCTCCGGCTTCGTGTCGGTGATCGGCCGGCCGAACGTAGGCAAATCCTCTCTGATGAACGCGTATCTGGGCCAGAAGATCGCCATCGTCTCGCCCAAACCGCAGACCACGCGCAATCGCTTGCTAGGGATTCTGACGCTACCAGAGGCGCAGGTGATCTTCGTGGACACGCCAGGGATTCATAAGCCACTCCACAAACTTGGCGAGTATATGTGCGAACAGGCGCTGAAGGCGATCTCAGATGCGGACGTGGTGCTATGGCTAGTGGACGTGTCCACGCCGCCAACGGCCGAGGATGAGGAGATCGCCGACCTGCTAGCGAAGCGCTCTGAGCCAGTCCCGCTTATCATGGGTATGAACAAGGCAGACCTATTGACGCCGGAGAACGAGGCTGACCTCGTCGGCCAGCATCGCGAGTTGTTGGCGCGAGCAGCTCCAGGACAGCCGGAGCCACCGTGGATGTTGATCTCCGCCATCCGCGGCGACCGTCGGGACGAACTGCTGAGGCTGGTCGTATCGCTGTTGCCACTTGGGCCGCGCTACTATCCAGCAGATCAGGTGACTGATCAGCAGGAGCGTTTCTTGGCCGCCGAGTTGATCCGTGAACAGGCGATGTTGCACCTGCACCAAGAGGTCCCCTACGGCGTGGCGGTGGTGGTAGACGAGTTTAAGGAGCGCTCGCCGGAGATGACGTACATCAGCGCTACCATCTATGTGGAACGCGAGAGCCATAAGGGGATCATCCTAGGACGTGAAGGCTCCATGCTGAAGAAGATCGGCCAGGCAGCCCGACAGGAGATCGAGAACCTTGTGGGAACGCGGGTGTATCTCGATCTGTGGGTAAAGGTGAAGCCCCACTGGCGACGTGACGAGAAGGAGCTCCGTCGCCTGGGGTATCCATTGTCACGCAAGCATTAG